The Kluyveromyces lactis strain NRRL Y-1140 chromosome D complete sequence genome has a window encoding:
- a CDS encoding MCT family MFS transporter (similar to uniprot|P36032 Saccharomyces cerevisiae YKL221W MCH2 Protein with similarity to mammalian monocarboxylate permeases which are involved in transport of monocarboxylic acids across the plasma membrane mutant is not deficient in monocarboxylate transport) → MSATLQSIMSENNTTFREKGEAATSLETSNISSAGELKDPGRLEKEQTIYEFETVPEDEDDSYNKIKVPDGGYGWVVVFSSFLLNFCTSGASYGYGVYLSYYMDSGKYETGGKLDYAAIGGLSFGVGVLFSPLYNYILINTSPRKLISLGIVIQNVAALLAAFSTKLWQVYLTQGVFISIGTGAICFPNTTIAAPWFRKKRSLALGITVAGTGVGGIVFNLSTQRIIDNYDSKWALISQCIICSVLSTVAVLLIRTRRDEVQKYSDTPTTAVALDMFKYPVIWLLILWVCFTMLGYVVQVYSLFSFTISLGYTSKQASAVSCVICVGIIVGRPLVGLAADKFGAVTTGMFCHLIVAILCYGMWIPCRNYATVVVFGLFEGMLMGSIWLLLTSIITRLVGLPKLEAVYSVVWMFLGVCAIVSPVIGISLAKNNVKPGENAYLYTAVYCGTAYLLAALALWCIRGIIIARDKVSLVEKTGYDDGELHLRVNLVDALKGMAHYGKLYRKV, encoded by the coding sequence ATGAGTGCAACTCTTCAGAGCATCATGTCCGAGAATAATACTACCTTCAGAGAGAAAGGAGAGGCCGCTACCAGCTTGGAAACttcaaacatttcttcagcaggagaattgaaagatccTGGCAGACTCGAAAAGGAGCAAACTATTTATGAATTTGAGACTGTgccagaagatgaggatgatagctacaacaaaataaaagttCCAGATGGAGGCTATGGCTGGGTGGTGGTTTTCTCATCCTTCTTGTTAAACTTCTGCACCTCTGGTGCGTCATATGGTTACGGTGTTTACTTGTCATATTACATGGATAGTGGAAAATACGAAACTGGAGGTAAACTCGACTATGCTGCCATTGGGGGATTGAGCTTTGGTGTTGGGGTTCTTTTTTCTCCCTTGTACAACTATATATTGATAAACACTTCACCAAGGAAGCTCATTTCGCTTGGAATCGTCATTCAGAATGTTGCCGCGTTACTAGCTGCCTTTTCTACCAAATTATGGCAGGTGTATCTGACTCAAGGTGTGTTCATCTCAATAGGTACAGGCGCAATATGCTTTCCAAACACTACAATAGCCGCACCATGGTTtaggaagaaaagatccCTAGCTCTGGGGATTACCGTGGCCGGTACGGGGGTTGGAGGAATCGTTTTCAACCTCTCCACCCAACgcattattgataattatGATTCCAAGTGGGCGTTGATTTCTCAATGTATCATATGCTCAGTGCTGAGTACTGTAGCGGTGCTTTTGATTAGAACCAGAAGAGACGAGGTTCAGAAGTATTCTGATACGCCCACAACAGCAGTGGCGCTGGATATGTTCAAGTACCCAGTGATATGGTTATTGATCCTTTGGGTGTGTTTCACCATGCTTGGTTATGTTGTTCAGGTCTATTCTCTGTTCTCGTTTACGATTTCTCTCGGCTACACTTCCAAACAAGCCTCGGCGGTGTCCTGTGTTATATGTGTGGGAATCATTGTTGGAAGACCTCTTGTGGGACTTGCCGCCGATAAGTTCGGAGCGGTGACAACAGGGATGTTCTGCCATCTGATTGTAGCTATTCTGTGTTATGGAATGTGGATTCCGTGCAGAAATTACGCAACAGTTGTCGTGTTCGGTCTCTTCGAGGGAATGTTGATGGGATCAATATGGCTACTACTCACTTCCATAATAACACGGTTGGTCGGTTTGCCAAAACTAGAAGCGGTGTATTCGGTAGTGTGGATGTTTCTTGGAGTGTGTGCTATTGTGTCACCTGTGATTGGTATTTCTCTTGCAAAGAACAATGTTAAGCCAGGGGAGAACGCCTACTTGTACACGGCAGTTTATTGTGGAACAGCGTACCTGTTGGCAGCGTTAGCTCTTTGGTGCATTCGCGGTATTATTATCGCACGCGACAAAGTAAGTTTGGTTGAAAAGACTGGCTACGATGATGGTGAGCTACATTTGAGGGTAAACCTTGTCGATGCGCTGAAAGGAATGGCGCACTACGGCAAGTTATATCGAAAGGTGTGA
- a CDS encoding uncharacterized protein (conserved hypothetical protein), which yields MVSLECLLLASSIPNFRLFDQSLAGDTFTVISSADNSSGYFLNVTAYFENGSFYRWESFATVAATSNLFASHELFNVADFIEYEEVQASVNGSFTETIAEPHTLVTTPSGLKQRAINNCEQFCGKTDHCRGSNKRCRGCRILQWAIGLWQKHCVL from the coding sequence ATGGTCAGCTTGGAATGTTTATTGCTTGCTAGTTCCATTCCGAATTTCCGTTTGTTCGATCAAAGTTTAGCTGGCGATACATTCACCGTTATCTCATCCGCCGACAACAGTAGTGGGtactttttgaatgtgACTGCATACTTCGAAAACGGGTCATTTTACCGTTGGGAATCGTTCGCAACAGTTGCTGCAACTTCAAACCTTTTCGCTAGTCACGAACTCTTTAATGTAGCTGATTTTATTGAATACGAGGAGGTACAAGCTAGTGTAAATGGTTCCTTTACAGAAACCATAGCCGAGCCCCACACATTAGTAACTACTCCAAGTggtttgaaacaaagagcGATCAACAACTGTGAGCAATTCTGCGGTAAAACAGATCATTGCCGGGGCAGTAACAAGAGATGTCGAGGATGTCGTATTCTGCAATGGGCAATCGGTTTGTGGCAAAAGCATTGCGTTTTGTAA
- a CDS encoding uncharacterized protein (conserved hypothetical protein), producing MSSHPFQVIDLCAPAEETSRLLLEAANTQGFLFIDGHSFSQQQVDALFRLSMEYFTNTPHHEKLQYAFDVAKNYGYTDYTREQGDPSKAKDFKECYNFGSINFSNGTYNGQSRSTSENCMQHGEVPPLFTYHNDLIVDSIKKFHELARNIMGLFTVALGIIQEDFFVSRFSDDKKNGCVMRLLHYPLFRDDGVDGSSGIDPTLRIGPHSDYGALTLLLQKEGEQGLEVQLDPGCDQWTKVPFLTSRYEGSAPPIVVNFGDMLSFWTKGVIRSTKHRVKIDPGETRSSDRYSIVFFTHPDADTTLDPVPSRVIESNSNGIGAPPVTAYEYLSAHLSRVINSIPSHDGMV from the coding sequence ATGTCATCTCACCCTTTCCAGGTCATTGATTTGTGTGCTCctgcagaagaaacttcacGTCTGCTATTAGAAGCTGCAAATACTCAAGGTTTTCTGTTTATTGACGGCCACtctttttctcaacaacaagTAGATGCTTTGTTTCGCTTATCCATGGAGTACTTCACCAATACTCCCCACCACGAAAAGCTGCAATATGCTTTCGATGTCGCCAAGAATTATGGATACACTGATTATACTCGTGAACAAGGGGACCCCAGCAAGGCCAAAGACTTCAAAGAGTGCTACAATTTTGGTTCTATAAATTTCAGCAATGGTACTTACAACGGCCAATCGCGGTCTACTTCTGAAAATTGTATGCAGCATGGTGAAGTTCCCCCATTGTTTACTTATCACAATGACTTAATTGTTGACAGcatcaagaaattccaTGAGCTGGCCAGGAATATCATGGGATTATTCACGGTAGCCCTTGGAATCATccaagaagatttctttgtatcCAGGTTCAGTGACGATAAGAAGAACGGATGTGTCATGAGGTTGTTGCACTATCCCCTTTTCAGGGATGATGGCGTTGATGGCAGCTCTGGGATTGACCCGACGCTAAGAATTGGACCTCATTCGGATTACGGCGCATTGACACTCTTGCTTCAAAAGGAAGGAGAGCAAGGGCTGGAAGTGCAATTGGACCCGGGCTGTGACCAGTGGACAAAGGTTCCGTTTTTGACTTCCAGATACGAAGGTTCGGCTCCTCCAATTGTCGTTAACTTCGGTGACATGTTGAGCTTTTGGACAAAAGGCGTTATTAGGAGCACGAAACACAGAGTGAAAATTGACCCTGGTGAAACGAGATCCAGTGACAGATACTCCATTGTGTTTTTTACCCATCCTGACGCAGACACTACCCTAGATCCCGTTCCAAGTAGAGTCATCGAGAGTAACTCTAATGGCATTGGGGCACCTCCGGTGACGGCTTACGAGTATTTGTCTGCTCACCTCTCCCGCGTGATCAACTCAATTCCCAGTCATGACGGCATGGTATAG